One part of the Thermococcus radiotolerans genome encodes these proteins:
- a CDS encoding class I SAM-dependent methyltransferase — protein MEELYFLTARDARRLLFAKGGARLNLDLRKTNRSWLITLEGDEFVFPDGTRVGRDVIERIARDEGSVYFIRNGVYKAAISSNEGFYKLVPTIPPTIEINGIRMHRTKEVNPLQDTRNKVKAVKPKEGETVLDTCMGLGYTAIESARRGAYVITIEKDPHVLELARINPWSRELFTGGKVQVIQGDAFEVVKRFNDETFDVVIHDPPRFSLAGHLYSEEFYRELFRILKPGGRLFHYVGNPGKRYRRKDLQRGVMERLRKAGFVGVKRVEEALGVVARKPLKEKG, from the coding sequence ATGGAGGAACTCTACTTTCTAACAGCGAGAGACGCGAGAAGGCTACTCTTCGCGAAGGGAGGGGCGAGACTCAACCTGGACTTGAGAAAAACAAACCGCTCATGGCTCATAACGCTTGAAGGAGACGAGTTCGTGTTTCCCGACGGGACGCGGGTTGGGAGGGACGTAATCGAGAGAATCGCAAGAGACGAGGGGAGTGTTTACTTCATCCGAAACGGTGTTTACAAGGCAGCCATATCGAGTAACGAGGGTTTCTACAAGCTCGTACCAACGATTCCACCGACGATAGAGATAAACGGGATAAGAATGCACAGGACGAAGGAGGTAAACCCCCTCCAGGACACGAGGAACAAGGTGAAGGCCGTCAAGCCGAAGGAAGGCGAAACGGTTCTGGACACCTGCATGGGACTCGGCTACACCGCGATAGAGTCCGCGAGGAGGGGAGCGTACGTCATAACGATCGAGAAGGACCCCCACGTCCTGGAACTTGCGAGGATAAACCCCTGGAGCAGGGAGCTCTTCACGGGCGGGAAGGTGCAGGTCATACAGGGCGATGCCTTCGAGGTCGTCAAGAGGTTCAACGACGAGACCTTTGACGTCGTTATTCACGATCCGCCGAGGTTTTCCTTGGCCGGCCACCTGTACTCCGAGGAGTTCTACCGCGAGCTTTTCAGGATTCTGAAGCCGGGAGGGAGGCTCTTCCACTACGTTGGAAACCCCGGGAAGAGGTACCGCAGAAAGGACCTCCAGAGGGGAGTGATGGAGCGGTTAAGAAAAGCGGGCTTCGTCGGGGTTAAGCGGGTGGAAGAAGCGCTCGGCGTGGTGGCTAGGAAGCCGCTGAAAGAAAAGGGATAA
- a CDS encoding S9 family peptidase: MSGIEWNHETFSKFAYLGDPRIRGNLVAYTLTKANMKDNKYESTVVVEDLETGARRFIENASMPRISPDGKKLAFMRPNEEKKESEIWIADVQTLSAKKVLSAKNVRSIEWNDDSRRLLVVGFKRRDDEDFVFDDDVPAWFDSMGFFDGEKTTFWVLDTESEEVIEQFEKPRFSSGIWHGDSIAVNVPHREGSKPVLFKFYDIYLWKDGEEEKLFEGVSFAAVDSDGKALLLRGKREKKYISEHGWLYIWDGELKPVYEGPLDVYDAKLDDGRVYFLTPDAGRVNLWLWDGKAERVVVGNHWIYGLDVSDGKALLLIMTANRIGELYLYDGELRQITDYNGPIFDRLKTFEPRHFRFRSKDLEIDGWYLKPELKEDEKAPVIVFVHGGPKGMYGHRFVYEMQLMANRGYYVVFVNPRGSDGYDEDFALRVLERTGLEDFEDIMAGVEEFLKLEPQADRERVGITGISYGGFMTNWALTHSDLFKAGISENGISHWLTSYAFSDIGLWYDVEVIGPNPLENENYRKLSPLFYAGNVKAPILLIHSLEDYRCPLDQSLMFYNVLKDMGKEAYIAVFKRGPHGHSIRGSPKHRAKRYRLFIEFFERKLRKYEEGFDVEEIMKGEKKE; the protein is encoded by the coding sequence ATGAGCGGCATCGAATGGAACCACGAGACCTTTTCTAAGTTCGCCTACTTGGGCGACCCGAGGATAAGGGGGAACCTGGTTGCCTATACCCTCACCAAGGCCAATATGAAGGACAACAAGTATGAGAGCACGGTGGTCGTTGAGGACCTGGAAACCGGGGCGAGGCGCTTCATCGAGAACGCCTCCATGCCAAGGATTTCGCCCGACGGCAAAAAGCTCGCCTTCATGCGCCCCAACGAGGAGAAGAAGGAGAGCGAGATATGGATAGCTGACGTCCAGACCCTGAGCGCCAAGAAGGTTCTGTCGGCCAAGAACGTCCGCTCGATCGAGTGGAACGACGATTCGAGAAGGCTCCTGGTTGTGGGCTTCAAACGCAGGGACGACGAGGACTTCGTCTTCGATGACGACGTTCCCGCCTGGTTCGACAGCATGGGCTTCTTCGACGGCGAGAAAACGACCTTCTGGGTTCTTGACACGGAGAGCGAGGAGGTAATAGAGCAGTTCGAGAAACCGAGGTTTTCGAGCGGAATCTGGCACGGTGATTCCATAGCCGTCAACGTCCCGCACCGCGAGGGAAGCAAGCCGGTACTCTTCAAGTTCTACGACATCTACCTCTGGAAGGACGGTGAGGAGGAAAAGCTCTTCGAGGGCGTTTCTTTCGCGGCCGTCGATTCCGATGGAAAGGCACTCCTCCTGAGGGGCAAGAGGGAGAAGAAGTACATCAGCGAGCACGGGTGGCTGTACATCTGGGACGGCGAGCTTAAGCCCGTCTACGAGGGTCCGCTGGACGTCTACGACGCCAAGCTCGACGATGGAAGGGTCTACTTCCTGACGCCAGATGCAGGCAGGGTGAACCTCTGGCTCTGGGATGGCAAGGCCGAGAGGGTTGTGGTGGGAAACCACTGGATTTATGGCTTGGACGTCAGCGACGGTAAGGCGCTGCTCCTGATAATGACCGCCAATAGGATAGGCGAGCTCTACCTCTACGACGGCGAACTGAGGCAGATAACCGACTACAACGGCCCGATATTCGACCGGCTCAAGACCTTCGAGCCGAGGCACTTCCGCTTTAGGAGCAAGGACCTCGAGATAGACGGCTGGTACCTGAAGCCTGAGCTTAAGGAGGACGAGAAGGCCCCGGTTATAGTCTTCGTCCACGGCGGGCCGAAGGGAATGTACGGGCACAGGTTCGTCTACGAGATGCAGCTGATGGCCAACAGGGGCTACTACGTTGTCTTCGTCAACCCGCGCGGCAGCGACGGCTACGACGAAGACTTCGCCCTTCGCGTCCTGGAGAGGACTGGCTTAGAGGACTTCGAGGACATAATGGCAGGTGTGGAGGAGTTCCTTAAACTTGAGCCTCAGGCGGACAGGGAGCGCGTCGGAATAACCGGCATAAGCTACGGCGGCTTCATGACCAACTGGGCGCTCACTCACTCAGACCTCTTCAAGGCGGGTATAAGCGAGAACGGTATAAGCCACTGGCTGACCAGCTATGCGTTCTCCGACATAGGCCTCTGGTACGACGTTGAGGTCATCGGCCCGAATCCGCTGGAGAACGAGAACTATCGGAAGCTCAGCCCGCTGTTCTACGCGGGGAACGTGAAAGCCCCGATACTGCTCATCCACTCGCTGGAGGACTACCGCTGTCCGCTCGACCAGAGCCTGATGTTCTACAACGTGCTCAAGGATATGGGCAAGGAGGCCTACATAGCGGTGTTCAAGCGCGGCCCCCACGGCCACAGCATCCGCGGAAGCCCGAAGCATCGGGCAAAGCGCTACAGGCTCTTCATCGAGTTCTTCGAGAGGAAGCTGAGGAAGTATGAGGAAGGGTTTGACGTGGAAGAGATAATGAAGGGCGAAAAGAAGGAATGA
- a CDS encoding serine/threonine protein kinase has translation MFDHLISKAQLGRFYSHLRGLGLDEIGPYAKGTTSLIFRARLDEKNVIIKLQRPDSPRQNFAREAEIIKAVEPFGVTPPLIAYGVFEGLEYLIRGFAEGEIIFYAELEKRHLFEIVEKTALLDRLGLDHGQIQGGKHIIIGESVYLIDFEKANWRKPKNLTSAMAMIFLNDNYISRRVREKFGVDESFLREMRNEVRIYKRTGQLSGLLRLLSRL, from the coding sequence ATGTTCGACCACTTGATAAGCAAAGCTCAACTGGGGCGGTTTTACTCTCACCTGAGAGGGCTTGGATTGGACGAAATAGGGCCCTACGCCAAGGGCACCACAAGCCTAATCTTCAGGGCGAGGTTGGATGAAAAAAACGTCATCATAAAGCTTCAACGGCCGGACTCCCCGAGGCAGAACTTCGCGAGGGAGGCGGAAATCATTAAGGCGGTGGAGCCCTTCGGAGTGACCCCGCCGCTGATAGCCTACGGCGTCTTCGAGGGCCTTGAGTACCTCATCCGGGGGTTCGCTGAGGGGGAGATAATATTCTACGCCGAGCTTGAAAAGCGCCATCTGTTCGAGATAGTCGAGAAAACCGCCCTGCTCGACAGGCTGGGCCTCGACCACGGCCAGATTCAGGGCGGCAAGCACATAATAATCGGGGAGAGCGTTTACCTCATAGACTTCGAGAAGGCCAACTGGAGGAAGCCGAAGAACCTCACCTCCGCGATGGCCATGATATTTCTCAACGACAACTACATCTCGCGCCGCGTTAGGGAGAAGTTCGGGGTCGATGAATCCTTCTTAAGGGAGATGAGAAACGAAGTTAGGATTTACAAGAGAACCGGTCAGCTATCGGGCCTTCTGCGCCTTCTTTCTCGCCTTTAA
- a CDS encoding Lrp/AsnC family transcriptional regulator, giving the protein MVTAFILMVTAAGKEREVMEKLLAMPEVKEAYVVYGEYDLVVKVETDTLKDLDQFITEKIRKMSEIQMTSTMIAI; this is encoded by the coding sequence ATGGTGACGGCTTTTATTTTGATGGTGACGGCCGCTGGAAAGGAAAGGGAAGTTATGGAGAAGCTTCTGGCCATGCCGGAGGTTAAGGAGGCTTACGTGGTCTATGGCGAATACGACCTCGTCGTAAAGGTCGAGACCGACACCCTCAAGGACCTTGACCAGTTCATCACGGAGAAGATAAGGAAGATGTCCGAGATACAGATGACCTCGACGATGATAGCCATCTGA
- a CDS encoding TIGR00153 family protein, whose amino-acid sequence MQVWTKLFAKSPFKPLIKHADVVLSTVETLERALQYWYEGNYEEMEKVAIEVDRLEDVADRIKEEIRDSLSSKLMMAVAREDVLIYLHMQDKVADAAEDTAKWLLIKKPDGVPTEVKDIILQMGMESIKAAKLVHEAIVQMDRVIESGFTEGEIKREYEIIRQIESVENKIDGLDTRLMQLVFENADKLSWGDGFYILNIARTLSNISDKAKDAAERIRLMMNK is encoded by the coding sequence ATGCAGGTGTGGACGAAGCTCTTCGCGAAGAGCCCCTTCAAGCCCCTCATAAAGCACGCGGATGTTGTGCTCAGCACCGTTGAGACTCTGGAGAGGGCCCTCCAGTACTGGTACGAGGGGAACTACGAGGAGATGGAGAAGGTTGCGATCGAGGTTGACCGCCTTGAGGACGTCGCAGACAGGATAAAGGAGGAGATAAGGGATTCTCTCAGCTCCAAGCTCATGATGGCCGTGGCTAGGGAAGACGTGCTCATCTACCTTCACATGCAGGACAAGGTGGCGGACGCCGCCGAGGACACGGCCAAATGGCTGCTCATCAAGAAGCCGGATGGCGTTCCGACGGAGGTCAAGGATATAATCCTCCAGATGGGCATGGAGAGTATCAAGGCCGCAAAGCTCGTCCACGAGGCCATAGTTCAGATGGACCGCGTTATAGAGAGCGGTTTCACTGAGGGCGAGATAAAGAGGGAGTACGAGATAATCAGGCAGATAGAGAGCGTCGAGAACAAGATAGACGGTCTCGATACGAGGCTCATGCAGCTGGTCTTCGAGAACGCCGACAAGCTCAGCTGGGGAGATGGGTTCTACATCCTCAACATCGCTAGGACGCTCAGCAACATCTCGGACAAGGCCAAGGATGCCGCCGAGAGGATAAGGCTCATGATGAACAAGTGA
- a CDS encoding inorganic phosphate transporter has product MAWAIGANDAANSMSTAVGAKAITPKQAVIIAGVLEFAGAYFFGKSVTETIRKGILDPTMITDPNVLVYGSVAALLAATIWLIIATKFGLPVSTTHSIIGGIAGYGIVYAGTAIVNWGKMGQVVLSWILSPIIGAIMAYFIFKALTKSIFERKDPVRSARIWSPFWIGLAFVVIGTMFYIKVLHGKDLKTGVLMYGIPLGIIVFLITYLLIKLRFPSSDPFIGVEAIFRKVQVITSGYVALAHGANDVANAIGPVAAVYAVATMGLGGLLVPVPKWILAMGGLGIAVGVATYGYKVMETVGKKITELTNTRGFTIDFSAATVVLVASWLGLPISTTHTVVGAVIGIGLARGVKAINKNIVRDIIISWFVTVPVAGLISAAIFKFLMIVG; this is encoded by the coding sequence ATGGCCTGGGCAATAGGTGCCAACGACGCGGCCAACTCGATGAGCACCGCGGTGGGTGCGAAGGCCATAACCCCGAAGCAGGCCGTTATAATAGCCGGTGTTCTTGAGTTCGCGGGCGCGTACTTCTTCGGAAAGAGCGTCACTGAGACCATAAGGAAGGGCATCCTCGACCCGACGATGATAACGGACCCGAATGTGCTCGTTTACGGTTCTGTTGCGGCCCTCCTTGCCGCCACGATCTGGCTCATCATAGCGACCAAGTTCGGCCTCCCGGTCTCGACGACTCATTCCATCATAGGCGGAATAGCGGGCTATGGAATAGTCTACGCCGGAACTGCGATAGTCAACTGGGGCAAGATGGGGCAGGTCGTCCTCAGCTGGATTCTCTCGCCGATAATCGGCGCCATAATGGCCTACTTCATCTTCAAAGCCCTGACGAAGAGTATCTTCGAGAGAAAGGACCCGGTTAGGAGTGCTCGGATCTGGTCGCCCTTCTGGATAGGCCTTGCCTTCGTGGTCATAGGAACCATGTTCTACATCAAGGTTCTCCACGGGAAGGATTTAAAGACCGGGGTTCTCATGTACGGCATTCCGCTCGGTATAATCGTGTTCCTGATAACGTACCTCCTCATAAAGCTCCGCTTCCCGAGCAGCGACCCGTTCATAGGGGTTGAGGCCATATTCAGGAAGGTTCAGGTAATTACATCCGGTTACGTTGCCCTGGCGCACGGTGCCAACGACGTTGCCAACGCTATCGGCCCGGTCGCGGCGGTTTACGCTGTGGCCACCATGGGGTTGGGTGGTTTGCTGGTTCCCGTTCCCAAGTGGATACTCGCCATGGGTGGTCTTGGGATAGCGGTTGGAGTCGCAACCTACGGTTACAAGGTCATGGAGACCGTCGGGAAGAAGATAACGGAGCTGACCAACACCAGGGGTTTCACCATAGACTTCTCCGCCGCAACGGTGGTTCTCGTCGCCAGCTGGCTTGGACTGCCCATCTCGACGACCCACACGGTCGTTGGTGCGGTCATTGGTATAGGCCTCGCCAGGGGAGTAAAGGCAATAAACAAGAACATCGTTAGGGACATAATAATCTCCTGGTTTGTTACGGTTCCGGTCGCGGGTCTGATAAGCGCGGCCATATTCAAGTTCCTGATGATTGTGGGGTGA
- a CDS encoding metallophosphoesterase family protein, which yields MKKAAFAFILVLIVMASGCVSQSGPSQTSTTTSSAAGGIDFGSYEKGGVLAQWKSLADVSKVYVSEGYEDMAKHYFPNAQILPASQYDGGVAILSPADARSLLRGKPILITVSDYFGYVVYKLGLKFVGPDKGVFAAFNKDGKPYFVFTGTSKAGAGAAVEYALELAGGKAPDAEDVLRSGEFEGVVLKVIGDNDWNGIPDDGEHWYLDSFKTREPFIYYWRIVDGENVTVNGGFIRLVNGSTVYIHALGFNVSVDVKDSKNVELTYVIENVNPSVLELPAGAETGDTWVKLSTSEASFDIVPKELKDYKMIAFGDHRSDGGKEPPKVFLKIRDEINSDDALFIIDGGDLVYSGKVDEWAALLKEWKWNKPIFLAPGNHEYRGEGVNVYHTFFGPDDYSFALGDYYYIFINDVENDYGLSDEVFTWLEGELERAKDSGKRPVLVLHAPPVDPRPEGDHAMNPEDGKRLLALMKEYNAFGIFSHIHIYWYGEEDGVQMLITGGGGAPLYASPDQGGFYHYVRLSMGADGNIGVEPVKVSP from the coding sequence ATGAAGAAAGCCGCTTTTGCCTTCATTCTGGTTTTAATTGTGATGGCCTCGGGCTGCGTCAGTCAGAGCGGTCCGAGCCAGACGTCAACCACTACCAGCTCTGCCGCTGGCGGAATAGACTTCGGGAGCTACGAGAAGGGTGGGGTTCTGGCGCAGTGGAAGAGCCTGGCGGACGTCTCCAAGGTTTACGTCAGCGAGGGCTACGAGGATATGGCGAAGCACTACTTCCCGAACGCCCAGATACTCCCTGCGAGCCAGTACGACGGTGGCGTCGCGATACTCTCGCCCGCCGATGCGAGATCCCTGCTGAGGGGCAAACCGATTCTCATAACTGTCAGCGACTACTTCGGCTACGTGGTCTATAAACTCGGCCTTAAGTTCGTTGGTCCGGACAAGGGCGTCTTCGCCGCCTTCAACAAGGATGGTAAGCCCTACTTCGTATTCACCGGAACGAGCAAGGCCGGCGCAGGTGCCGCTGTGGAGTACGCCCTGGAGTTGGCGGGAGGAAAGGCCCCCGACGCCGAGGACGTTCTCAGGAGCGGAGAGTTCGAGGGCGTCGTTCTCAAGGTCATAGGCGACAACGACTGGAACGGAATTCCGGACGACGGGGAGCACTGGTATCTGGACTCCTTCAAGACGCGGGAGCCATTCATCTACTACTGGCGCATCGTTGACGGTGAGAACGTGACGGTTAATGGAGGGTTCATAAGGCTGGTCAACGGTTCGACGGTCTACATCCACGCCTTGGGCTTCAACGTCAGCGTTGACGTCAAGGACTCGAAGAACGTTGAGCTGACCTACGTCATCGAGAACGTCAACCCGTCCGTCCTGGAGCTCCCCGCCGGGGCCGAAACCGGGGATACCTGGGTCAAGCTGAGCACTTCCGAGGCTTCCTTCGATATCGTTCCGAAGGAGCTGAAGGATTACAAGATGATAGCCTTCGGCGACCACAGGTCCGACGGTGGGAAGGAGCCGCCGAAGGTTTTCCTGAAGATACGGGACGAGATAAACTCCGACGATGCCCTCTTCATAATCGACGGCGGTGACCTTGTCTATTCGGGCAAGGTTGACGAGTGGGCGGCCCTGCTGAAGGAATGGAAGTGGAACAAGCCCATATTCTTGGCCCCAGGAAACCACGAATACCGCGGGGAGGGTGTGAACGTCTACCACACCTTCTTCGGCCCGGACGACTATTCCTTCGCCCTTGGGGATTACTACTACATCTTCATAAACGACGTTGAGAACGACTACGGGCTCAGCGACGAGGTCTTTACCTGGCTCGAGGGAGAGCTGGAGAGGGCGAAGGACTCTGGAAAGAGGCCTGTTCTGGTTCTCCACGCCCCGCCGGTGGATCCCAGGCCGGAGGGCGACCACGCCATGAACCCCGAGGACGGGAAGAGGCTCTTGGCACTCATGAAGGAGTACAACGCCTTCGGAATATTCAGCCACATCCACATCTACTGGTACGGCGAGGAGGACGGCGTCCAGATGCTCATAACCGGTGGCGGCGGTGCGCCCCTCTACGCGTCCCCGGACCAGGGCGGATTCTACCACTACGTCAGGCTCTCGATGGGGGCCGATGGGAACATAGGGGTCGAGCCCGTAAAGGTGAGCCCCTGA
- a CDS encoding cupin domain-containing protein gives MFVGHYTEVPEKDTGFEGVTIRWLVSPKLGAKNYAMRYFVLKKGAEIPLHDHDWEHEIFIVKGEGIITNGKEEFHVREGDFLYVPPNEPHGYKATGETLEFLCIIPAKKEAIPEDEWA, from the coding sequence ATGTTCGTCGGACACTACACCGAGGTCCCCGAGAAGGACACCGGGTTTGAGGGTGTTACCATCAGATGGCTCGTTTCTCCAAAGCTCGGAGCGAAGAACTACGCGATGCGCTACTTCGTCCTCAAGAAGGGCGCGGAGATACCGCTCCACGACCACGACTGGGAGCACGAGATATTCATCGTGAAGGGAGAGGGAATCATAACGAACGGAAAGGAAGAGTTCCACGTCAGGGAGGGCGACTTCCTCTACGTCCCGCCCAACGAGCCCCACGGCTACAAGGCGACCGGAGAAACGCTGGAGTTCCTCTGCATAATCCCGGCCAAAAAGGAGGCAATTCCCGAGGACGAGTGGGCCTAA
- a CDS encoding signal peptidase I — protein sequence MAKRRVDVLSIVSYFLLFFVALVVVLHFVFGFQYVVILTDSMEPNINPNDLLITMPVSPDELHVGDVVLYRVDIGNTTYKITHRIVGMKTDSSGRLYYVTKGDNRKYTDPWQVYPEQIIGRVILVIPKVGVIWYYTPLIVFGLFLIVIASLAYDLAWLLLEEEPIRPKSRKADLLVLRRKKIKVYHYRRH from the coding sequence ATGGCAAAACGTCGTGTCGACGTCCTCTCAATCGTCTCATACTTCCTCCTGTTCTTCGTGGCCCTAGTTGTTGTTCTCCACTTCGTCTTCGGCTTCCAGTACGTCGTTATCCTGACCGACTCGATGGAGCCCAACATCAACCCCAATGACCTACTCATCACGATGCCGGTTTCTCCGGATGAGCTTCACGTGGGGGATGTTGTTCTTTACCGCGTGGACATAGGCAACACAACCTACAAGATAACCCACCGCATAGTGGGCATGAAGACGGATTCCAGCGGTAGGCTCTACTACGTTACCAAGGGCGATAACAGGAAGTACACGGACCCCTGGCAGGTTTATCCCGAGCAGATTATAGGAAGGGTAATCCTGGTCATCCCGAAAGTTGGCGTGATATGGTACTACACTCCGCTCATCGTTTTCGGCCTTTTCCTTATCGTCATAGCTTCCCTGGCCTACGACCTAGCCTGGCTCCTGCTTGAGGAGGAACCGATACGCCCGAAGTCCAGAAAAGCCGATCTCCTCGTTCTAAGAAGGAAGAAAATAAAGGTCTATCACTACAGGCGCCATTAG
- a CDS encoding DUF2341 domain-containing protein, producing MPRHPIDGKLRIFGLVFLLVSTLVLAPALSVPSIDLTVQSIGSCTAERYYIDVNVTNLEGFDLINYTLNITIPAEEIPAYSQLTRGNVYVVDENGNPFYYWVMRRTSRVFTVFFRVPYIPAGGWRVVRIYYGSDNPYRRYRKPGRLFVYFNNFNSPENYSHVDTGIFDSSSSFDPSELNASRSRLKINSTISTWFLSEAKEAQLTTLRVDDRYGIVFKFRRASDAQGLDSYPFYMFIHAKVGRRDRYDYIGIHEVVDWNGGSKFYFEFGNDRDNSPETTGKAGKQYYLGEIFVSPSNSTGRVEKFSSGALIVSHVFETNNRFRNREISIGFGQANSDILATVNLLAYVDWVYVVRYADYNVEILRMGAECSFN from the coding sequence ATGCCACGCCACCCCATCGACGGTAAACTCAGAATCTTCGGCTTGGTTTTCCTGCTTGTCTCTACCCTAGTTCTGGCTCCCGCGCTTTCCGTCCCCTCGATTGATTTGACTGTTCAATCCATCGGTTCCTGCACCGCTGAGAGGTACTACATCGACGTCAACGTGACGAACCTTGAGGGCTTTGACCTCATTAACTACACCCTCAACATCACGATTCCGGCCGAGGAGATTCCTGCATATTCCCAGTTGACTCGGGGCAACGTTTACGTGGTTGACGAGAACGGGAATCCCTTCTACTACTGGGTGATGAGAAGAACCTCACGGGTTTTTACGGTCTTCTTTAGAGTGCCCTACATTCCCGCAGGCGGCTGGAGGGTGGTCAGGATATACTACGGCTCGGACAACCCCTACAGGAGGTACAGGAAACCCGGCAGGCTCTTTGTTTACTTCAACAACTTTAACAGCCCTGAGAACTATTCTCATGTTGACACGGGAATCTTTGATAGTTCTAGCTCCTTTGATCCCAGTGAACTCAATGCCTCAAGAAGCAGGCTGAAGATAAACTCCACTATCTCCACGTGGTTCCTCTCTGAGGCCAAGGAGGCCCAGTTAACGACCCTCAGGGTGGATGACAGGTACGGGATAGTCTTCAAGTTCAGACGCGCCTCCGATGCACAGGGGCTGGACAGCTACCCGTTTTACATGTTCATTCACGCGAAGGTCGGGAGGAGGGACAGGTACGACTACATAGGAATCCACGAGGTCGTTGACTGGAACGGAGGTTCGAAGTTTTACTTTGAGTTTGGGAACGACAGGGATAACTCCCCCGAGACCACAGGGAAAGCTGGAAAGCAGTACTACCTCGGCGAGATTTTCGTTTCGCCCTCGAACAGCACCGGTAGGGTTGAGAAGTTTTCCAGCGGTGCTTTGATTGTTTCCCACGTCTTCGAGACCAACAACCGCTTCAGGAACAGGGAAATCTCCATCGGCTTCGGCCAGGCCAACTCAGATATCCTCGCCACCGTCAATCTTTTAGCCTACGTTGACTGGGTTTACGTAGTGAGGTACGCGGACTATAACGTTGAAATACTGAGAATGGGCGCCGAGTGCAGCTTTAATTAG
- a CDS encoding tRNA (N(6)-L-threonylcarbamoyladenosine(37)-C(2))-methylthiotransferase, protein MVRVHVETYGCTRNKADAEMMEAILVSAGYELAETPETADYVVVNTCAVKDPTEKHMRERIKELLDAGKRVIVTGCLPHVNLDVIDPRVSGILGVKSIDRIAEAISLAENGGKLISVEGWRERNIDKLKLPRIWKGGVAFVVPISEGCLNACTYCATRFARGVLRSYKPELVVKWVKEALARGYREIQLSSEDTGCYGFDIGTNLAELLDEITAIEGDFRVRVGMMNPNHVLKFLDELVDAYTDEKVYRFLHLPVQSGDDEVLKRMGRTYTVEQFEEIVRTFRKKVRDLNLNTDIIVGFPGETDEAFRNTVELVEHVRPDKINVSRYSPRPGTIAAKWKQLPGWKVKERSRELHRLRLAIAYEINRAYVGRTVEVLVHGEGKKGGVEGRTFNYKDIILDSGEPGEFLQVQVGWAGSTYLRGVSLH, encoded by the coding sequence ATGGTCAGAGTTCACGTCGAGACCTACGGGTGCACGAGGAACAAGGCAGACGCCGAGATGATGGAGGCGATTCTGGTTAGTGCTGGCTATGAGCTGGCGGAGACCCCCGAAACTGCCGATTACGTCGTGGTGAACACCTGTGCCGTCAAGGATCCGACGGAAAAGCACATGCGCGAGAGAATAAAGGAGCTCCTCGATGCGGGCAAGAGGGTGATCGTCACCGGCTGCCTTCCCCACGTTAACCTAGATGTAATTGATCCCCGCGTTTCTGGGATACTTGGCGTTAAGAGCATAGACAGGATAGCAGAGGCGATAAGTCTGGCGGAGAATGGCGGGAAGCTGATCAGCGTCGAGGGCTGGCGCGAGAGGAACATAGACAAGCTCAAACTCCCCCGCATCTGGAAGGGCGGCGTTGCCTTCGTCGTCCCGATAAGCGAGGGCTGCCTCAACGCATGCACTTACTGTGCCACCCGCTTCGCCAGGGGGGTTCTGAGGAGCTACAAACCTGAGCTCGTCGTTAAGTGGGTTAAGGAGGCCCTCGCCAGGGGATACAGGGAGATACAGCTGTCGAGCGAGGACACCGGTTGCTACGGCTTCGACATCGGGACGAACCTGGCGGAGCTCCTCGACGAGATAACGGCCATCGAGGGCGACTTCAGGGTCAGGGTTGGAATGATGAACCCGAACCACGTTCTCAAGTTCCTCGACGAGCTCGTTGATGCCTACACCGATGAGAAGGTCTACCGCTTCCTCCACCTGCCCGTCCAGAGCGGCGACGATGAGGTTCTGAAGCGGATGGGCAGAACGTACACTGTGGAACAGTTCGAGGAGATAGTTCGAACTTTTCGTAAGAAAGTTCGCGATTTGAACCTCAACACGGACATAATAGTTGGCTTCCCTGGGGAAACTGACGAGGCCTTCAGGAACACCGTGGAGCTGGTGGAGCACGTTAGGCCCGACAAAATCAACGTTTCGCGCTACTCGCCGAGGCCCGGAACGATAGCGGCGAAGTGGAAGCAGCTTCCCGGCTGGAAGGTCAAGGAGCGCTCGAGGGAGCTTCACAGGCTCCGCCTTGCTATAGCCTACGAGATAAACCGCGCCTACGTCGGGAGAACCGTTGAGGTTCTCGTCCACGGCGAGGGTAAGAAGGGCGGCGTCGAGGGCAGGACTTTTAACTACAAGGATATAATCCTCGATTCTGGTGAACCCGGCGAATTTCTGCAGGTTCAGGTTGGATGGGCCGGCTCGACGTATCTGCGGGGCGTTTCCCTGCACTGA
- a CDS encoding TRAM domain-containing protein — MYGDGFGGGYEAPVKVGERYRVRIESLGKGGDGIAKIKGFVIFVPNTQVGDEVEIVINSVKRKFAFAEVI; from the coding sequence ATGTATGGAGATGGATTTGGCGGTGGCTACGAAGCCCCTGTTAAGGTTGGAGAAAGGTATAGAGTTAGGATCGAGAGCCTTGGAAAGGGTGGCGATGGTATCGCCAAGATAAAGGGCTTCGTTATCTTCGTCCCGAACACTCAGGTCGGCGACGAGGTCGAGATCGTCATTAACTCGGTCAAGAGAAAGTTCGCTTTCGCGGAAGTCATCTGA